One Armatimonadota bacterium genomic window carries:
- a CDS encoding DUF1232 domain-containing protein, translating into MNQTIRFAKAAKNADNPWPVRIACALATAYLLFPFDVLPDFLPVIGWLDDFLVVFGVVMWVVNRRRNRLPVQS; encoded by the coding sequence GTGAACCAAACGATTCGGTTTGCCAAGGCAGCCAAGAATGCCGACAATCCTTGGCCCGTGCGGATCGCCTGCGCTCTGGCGACGGCGTATCTACTGTTTCCATTTGATGTCTTGCCCGACTTCTTACCCGTTATTGGATGGCTAGACGATTTCCTCGTCGTCTTCGGTGTGGTCATGTGGGTTGTCAACCGTCGCCGGAACCGTCTGCCGGTCCAATCCTAA
- a CDS encoding prepilin-type N-terminal cleavage/methylation domain-containing protein, which yields MKRNNMRNRAFTLVEIMIVVLIIGILMAIAVPNFVKARESSRKNSCIANLKQIDSAKEQWAMDNKKDAGASVAMTDLVGATLYLKANPSCPSGGTYTVDNIGTNPSCSISGHALP from the coding sequence ATGAAGCGAAACAACATGCGAAATCGAGCGTTCACGCTCGTCGAAATTATGATCGTCGTCCTGATCATTGGTATCTTGATGGCGATCGCAGTCCCGAACTTTGTGAAGGCTCGAGAGAGCAGCCGCAAGAATTCCTGCATTGCCAACCTGAAGCAGATCGACTCTGCTAAAGAGCAGTGGGCAATGGACAACAAGAAGGATGCCGGTGCCTCCGTTGCAATGACCGACCTCGTCGGTGCGACGCTTTACCTGAAGGCCAATCCGAGCTGCCCGAGCGGCGGTACGTACACCGTCGACAACATCGGTACCAACCCGAGTTGTTCGATCTCTGGCCACGCGCTGCCGTAA
- a CDS encoding prepilin-type N-terminal cleavage/methylation domain-containing protein, whose protein sequence is MVRACPQFDGHKGSLLATLLNLMCWFWDPRWNKKRNRGEYMKFGGSQRMRGFTLVEIMIVVLIIGILLSIAVPSFIQARQSGRRSSCLANMKEIESAKEQWAMDNRKSNGDTVAFTDLVGMTLYMKSTPSCAEGGTYSLNPIGTVPTCTVSGHVLP, encoded by the coding sequence ATGGTCCGGGCCTGTCCGCAGTTTGATGGTCACAAAGGCAGTCTTCTTGCCACTTTACTGAATTTGATGTGTTGGTTTTGGGACCCGAGGTGGAATAAGAAAAGAAATCGCGGAGAATATATGAAATTCGGCGGATCCCAACGAATGAGAGGCTTTACTCTCGTCGAGATCATGATTGTGGTCTTGATCATCGGCATTCTTTTGTCTATCGCCGTTCCGAGCTTTATCCAAGCTCGCCAATCCGGCCGACGTTCTTCGTGTCTTGCCAACATGAAAGAAATCGAGTCTGCCAAAGAGCAGTGGGCGATGGATAACCGCAAGAGCAACGGTGACACCGTAGCGTTTACGGACCTCGTGGGGATGACTCTCTACATGAAGTCGACCCCATCGTGCGCCGAAGGCGGTACCTATTCGCTCAATCCGATCGGCACGGTTCCGACCTGCACCGTTTCGGGCCACGTTTTGCCCTAA
- a CDS encoding M48 family metalloprotease, translating into MTKKLLGTISIALTVASANAQLFKPSPADQVKAGKEYAAKIRKENKVLPDSDPRVKLLREVGQRFLDARTPEEKKKEIWQYSFDVIDSKEVNAFAIPGGPVFFFTGLLDKLTNVDEIAGIMGHELTHVRRQHWASAVNSQQEKQAGLILLGTLFGVKRQQMDILQVVNEFGFNLAASRGQEREADQFGFDFDLRAGYNPEGMIQVFQMFEHLKGSGSTPEFLSTHPDDKSRISSLQKKLADYQKSGKIRSLPALTPLPFETTAMKEAKNPKTKDGGGGGKSSGGTR; encoded by the coding sequence ATGACCAAAAAGCTCTTAGGAACGATTTCGATAGCCTTGACGGTTGCATCCGCCAATGCCCAGCTATTCAAACCGTCTCCCGCTGACCAGGTAAAGGCAGGTAAAGAATACGCGGCTAAGATTCGCAAAGAAAACAAAGTCCTGCCCGATTCGGACCCGCGAGTCAAACTGCTTCGGGAGGTCGGCCAACGATTCCTCGATGCTCGAACCCCAGAAGAGAAGAAGAAAGAGATTTGGCAGTACTCGTTTGACGTTATCGACTCGAAAGAAGTCAATGCTTTCGCCATTCCCGGAGGCCCAGTCTTCTTCTTTACCGGTCTTCTCGACAAACTCACCAATGTCGATGAAATCGCGGGCATCATGGGGCACGAGCTCACCCACGTACGCCGCCAACACTGGGCGAGCGCCGTCAACTCCCAACAGGAGAAACAGGCAGGTCTGATCCTGCTTGGAACGCTTTTTGGCGTTAAACGCCAACAGATGGACATTCTGCAGGTCGTCAACGAGTTTGGCTTTAACCTTGCCGCCAGCCGCGGCCAGGAACGCGAAGCCGACCAATTTGGCTTCGATTTCGACTTAAGAGCGGGCTATAACCCCGAAGGCATGATCCAAGTCTTCCAAATGTTCGAGCACTTGAAGGGCTCGGGCAGTACGCCGGAATTCCTGAGCACCCACCCGGACGACAAGAGCCGCATTTCTTCGCTTCAGAAAAAGCTCGCCGACTACCAAAAGAGCGGCAAGATCAGGTCGCTTCCTGCCCTGACGCCGTTGCCTTTCGAGACCACCGCCATGAAGGAAGCCAAGAACCCCAAGACCAAAGATGGAGGCGGGGGCGGAAAGTCCTCCGGCGGAACGCGCTAG
- the uppP gene encoding undecaprenyl-diphosphatase UppP: MNLIQAIVYGVVQGLTEFLPISSTAHLRLVPALLHWTDPGSAFTAVIQLGTVLAVFIYFWKDLSAAFMAWARSLSGDKSSVEAKTGWAVFYATIPIVIIGLALHKYIEGPLRSLWVIGGSMIAMGVLMGFADKGQGGRDLKTVEPMDGLKIGLWQCLALIPGMSRSGSTISGALLTGFDRAAAARLSFLMSVPAVTLAGLYEGAKEFKHLSGGMMTPTLVSTFVSFVVGYACIGWLISFLSRKGTRPFVAYRIILGLLLFGLCAAHVIDPVDHSSDTANVSSQTTTAN; the protein is encoded by the coding sequence ATGAACCTGATTCAAGCCATCGTCTACGGCGTCGTTCAAGGACTGACCGAATTTCTTCCTATTTCGTCCACGGCGCACCTTCGGCTTGTTCCGGCGTTGCTTCACTGGACCGACCCGGGCTCCGCTTTTACGGCGGTCATCCAGCTTGGAACCGTGCTCGCGGTGTTCATCTATTTCTGGAAGGATCTATCCGCTGCGTTCATGGCCTGGGCTCGATCGCTGTCGGGCGACAAATCATCGGTGGAAGCCAAAACCGGCTGGGCGGTGTTCTACGCCACGATCCCGATCGTCATCATTGGCTTGGCGCTTCACAAGTACATCGAGGGGCCCCTTCGGTCGCTCTGGGTGATCGGCGGATCAATGATCGCGATGGGCGTGCTGATGGGATTTGCCGACAAGGGCCAAGGTGGCCGCGACCTTAAGACGGTTGAGCCGATGGACGGCTTGAAGATCGGCCTCTGGCAGTGTCTGGCTCTGATCCCGGGCATGAGCCGAAGCGGCAGTACGATCAGCGGCGCGCTTTTGACCGGTTTCGACCGTGCGGCAGCGGCTCGCCTTTCGTTCTTGATGTCAGTTCCGGCGGTCACGCTGGCGGGCCTCTATGAGGGCGCCAAGGAGTTCAAGCACCTGTCGGGTGGCATGATGACACCGACCCTCGTCTCGACGTTCGTTAGCTTTGTCGTCGGTTACGCCTGTATCGGTTGGCTGATCTCGTTCTTGTCCCGCAAGGGCACGCGGCCCTTCGTTGCTTACCGAATTATCCTCGGCCTCCTGTTGTTTGGCCTTTGTGCCGCCCACGTGATCGATCCGGTCGATCACTCGTCCGATACCGCCAATGTTTCGTCGCAAACCACAACCGCCAACTAG
- a CDS encoding cytidine deaminase, with product MAERPSWDTYFMEIAHLVATRATCPRLSVGAVLVKDRRILATGYNGAPRGISHCPEGGHSTEWPQGCLRAGHCIRALHAEQNALLSAAMIGTPCAGSTIYVTNQPCNMCAKMIINAGIEKVIYEGAYLDEFSLELFREAGTELYRFFDGRLEPVQ from the coding sequence ATGGCAGAACGGCCAAGTTGGGATACCTACTTTATGGAAATCGCCCATCTGGTTGCGACGCGGGCCACCTGCCCTCGCCTGAGTGTTGGGGCGGTCTTGGTGAAAGATCGTCGCATTCTCGCCACGGGCTATAACGGCGCTCCACGCGGAATCTCGCATTGCCCCGAGGGCGGTCACTCGACTGAATGGCCACAAGGATGTCTGCGGGCGGGTCACTGCATTCGCGCCCTGCACGCCGAGCAGAATGCCCTCTTGTCGGCAGCCATGATCGGTACACCGTGCGCCGGTTCGACCATTTACGTCACCAATCAGCCTTGCAACATGTGTGCGAAGATGATCATCAATGCCGGAATCGAGAAGGTGATTTATGAGGGAGCTTATCTCGACGAGTTTTCGTTAGAACTGTTTAGGGAAGCAGGTACCGAGCTCTATCGATTCTTCGATGGCAGGCTGGAGCCGGTTCAGTAA
- a CDS encoding diguanylate cyclase produces the protein MTERQEQALSDAKSALELSNRIPYQALELANSALNFAHDDDTETQAFAFAALGSSYASLGRFEEAARHIGEAQKLAFELRLTYVIARIHQARGWIAYAQGNSVLAFSDWQIAFDYFQQIRDMRGTAWILMHYGANYCSLGLLDHSIRCQVSALELVTLLDDTATQIDLRISLARTYVEKAWQRSFVGDKGFSYYDAQIATAIVLKVLDQYANDLTPLAMEQAYHSLGEAFLIQDRPEEALQNLQIALEASTHGGHYSSEARIQGAIGYAHFLCGNSNEARRFLASAIDEAPDATPVDDMALIQLFNSSVLEGERNYRAAMLAMRKSAELEQKAQQSRMTRWAKVHDMTLGIGQALVPVETIAQQENGWIFTERQIERHHSRVETMLRYDPLTAVLNQNEALAQASSNHFEVAAIFEVTNMGLINEKFGRTAGDEVLRNIATILVASLPRDAVIGRYSGNEFFVATHANGFEKIDAAIKRFPWLAIDQELSVHVNRRLVQPEKPNILAA, from the coding sequence ATGACTGAACGACAAGAGCAAGCCCTCAGCGATGCTAAATCCGCGCTCGAACTGAGCAATCGGATTCCGTATCAAGCCCTCGAACTCGCCAATAGTGCGCTGAATTTTGCGCATGATGACGACACGGAGACTCAAGCATTCGCCTTCGCCGCGCTCGGTTCGAGCTATGCGAGCCTGGGCCGATTCGAAGAAGCCGCTCGTCATATCGGCGAAGCCCAGAAACTGGCTTTCGAGCTTCGGCTGACCTACGTCATCGCCCGCATTCACCAGGCCCGAGGCTGGATCGCTTACGCCCAAGGAAACTCGGTCCTCGCGTTCTCCGACTGGCAGATCGCTTTCGACTATTTCCAACAGATTCGCGACATGCGCGGCACCGCGTGGATCCTGATGCACTACGGGGCCAACTACTGCTCGCTCGGCCTGCTCGATCACTCAATCCGATGCCAAGTCAGCGCCCTCGAATTAGTGACTCTGCTCGACGACACGGCGACTCAAATCGACTTGAGAATCTCGCTCGCCCGAACCTACGTCGAAAAGGCGTGGCAGCGATCGTTTGTCGGCGACAAGGGCTTTTCCTACTACGATGCCCAGATCGCGACCGCCATTGTCCTGAAGGTCCTCGACCAGTACGCCAATGACCTGACGCCGCTCGCGATGGAGCAGGCTTACCATTCGCTCGGAGAGGCGTTCCTCATCCAGGATCGACCTGAAGAAGCCCTGCAGAATCTGCAGATTGCCCTAGAGGCCTCGACTCACGGTGGCCACTACAGTTCCGAAGCGCGCATCCAGGGCGCTATCGGCTACGCCCATTTTCTTTGTGGAAACTCAAACGAGGCTCGCCGGTTCCTGGCGTCGGCCATCGACGAAGCACCGGACGCGACGCCCGTCGACGACATGGCGCTCATTCAACTTTTCAATTCGTCCGTCCTCGAGGGCGAACGAAACTACCGCGCCGCCATGCTGGCCATGCGTAAATCGGCCGAGCTCGAACAGAAAGCTCAGCAGTCCCGCATGACCCGCTGGGCCAAGGTCCACGACATGACGCTTGGTATTGGTCAAGCGCTCGTTCCGGTCGAGACCATCGCTCAACAAGAGAACGGCTGGATATTCACGGAGCGGCAGATCGAGCGACACCACTCGCGCGTCGAAACCATGCTCCGCTACGACCCGCTGACCGCAGTCCTCAATCAAAATGAGGCCCTCGCCCAGGCATCGTCGAATCACTTCGAAGTTGCCGCGATCTTTGAGGTCACAAACATGGGGCTGATCAACGAAAAGTTCGGTCGTACCGCCGGCGACGAGGTCCTGCGCAACATCGCAACGATCCTGGTAGCAAGTCTGCCGCGCGACGCAGTGATCGGTCGCTATTCGGGTAACGAATTCTTTGTGGCGACGCACGCCAACGGTTTCGAGAAGATCGATGCCGCGATCAAGCGGTTCCCGTGGCTAGCCATCGACCAGGAACTGAGCGTCCACGTCAATCGTCGATTGGTTCAGCCCGAAAAGCCGAACATTCTGGCGGCCTAA
- a CDS encoding prepilin-type N-terminal cleavage/methylation domain-containing protein, with amino-acid sequence MKRNNMRNRAFTLVEIMIVVLIIGILMAIAVPNFVKARESSRKNSCIANLKQIDSAKEQWAMDNKKDAGASVAMTDLVGATLYLKANPSCPSGGTYTVDNIGTNPSCSVSGHALP; translated from the coding sequence ATGAAGCGAAACAACATGCGAAATCGAGCGTTTACGCTCGTCGAAATCATGATCGTCGTCCTGATCATCGGTATCTTGATGGCGATCGCAGTCCCGAACTTTGTCAAGGCTCGAGAGAGCAGCCGCAAGAATTCCTGTATTGCCAACCTTAAGCAGATCGACTCTGCCAAAGAGCAGTGGGCAATGGATAACAAGAAGGATGCCGGCGCCTCCGTCGCGATGACCGACCTCGTCGGTGCGACGCTTTACCTGAAGGCCAATCCGAGCTGCCCGAGCGGCGGTACGTACACCGTCGACAACATCGGCACCAACCCGAGCTGTTCGGTGTCCGGTCACGCGCTGCCGTAA
- a CDS encoding aminoacyl-tRNA hydrolase: MFRRKPQPPTSVEWIIAGLGNPGPEYARTRHNVGFDLIDVLADKHRIKIDRAKHKARIGVGTIDGVGVALVKPLTFMNLSGQALAPILREYGVKPDHLVVIADELDFPVGKVRMKPKGGSAGHNGHKSIIHSLGTDEYPRIRIGIHSERRNETIDFVLSKFHPEERVDVDAAIRKAIAGIEMLVESGVERALNIVNEGA; this comes from the coding sequence ATGTTTCGTCGCAAACCACAACCGCCAACTAGCGTCGAGTGGATCATCGCAGGTCTGGGCAATCCTGGGCCGGAATATGCTCGCACCCGGCACAACGTGGGATTCGATCTCATCGATGTGCTGGCGGATAAGCATCGAATCAAGATTGATCGAGCCAAGCACAAGGCTCGCATCGGAGTCGGAACCATCGATGGTGTCGGCGTTGCTTTGGTGAAGCCGCTGACGTTCATGAACCTCAGCGGCCAGGCACTAGCTCCGATCTTGCGCGAGTATGGAGTGAAGCCCGACCATCTGGTGGTCATCGCGGATGAACTTGATTTCCCGGTCGGGAAGGTTCGGATGAAGCCGAAGGGCGGATCGGCGGGGCACAACGGCCACAAGAGCATCATTCACTCGCTGGGCACCGACGAATATCCGCGCATCCGAATCGGTATTCACTCAGAGCGGCGCAACGAAACCATCGACTTCGTGCTGTCCAAGTTCCATCCCGAGGAGCGCGTCGATGTCGACGCCGCGATCCGCAAGGCGATCGCCGGGATTGAGATGCTTGTTGAGAGCGGCGTCGAACGCGCTCTCAACATCGTGAACGAAGGTGCATAA
- a CDS encoding undecaprenyl/decaprenyl-phosphate alpha-N-acetylglucosaminyl 1-phosphate transferase → MIGDHNRAALMHNVQEAGIAFAIAVFVSYVLTPYVRNLAIKRGVVDDPKQDDRRVHKEPTPRWGGLAIYAGIVAAWIIALLVFNRGIGAYIWGILAISSALVVVGALDDLYQYKAKIQAGVLLLAGVAIQFFDDGVKNGRIQIQGFDVPFAPGYIHLAWMAIPLTAIYIFVVTKTMDTIDGIDGLTAGIATIAAATLSLIAIYEGQGRVGILAAGICGAALGFLRHNYNPAKIFMGTGGAYVLGFTLACLSVVGTLKTAAAAAIFMPLLIFGLPIVDAVVVVIKRIRSGSPITQADKRHFHHELLARGLSQRQTVAVLYTAVAILCVIGLLIVRVYGNHK, encoded by the coding sequence ATGATAGGAGATCACAATCGGGCAGCACTGATGCACAATGTGCAGGAGGCGGGAATCGCCTTCGCAATCGCCGTCTTTGTCAGCTACGTCCTCACGCCTTATGTCCGCAACCTGGCGATAAAGAGAGGGGTTGTGGACGATCCGAAGCAGGACGACCGGCGGGTCCACAAAGAGCCGACGCCTCGCTGGGGCGGTCTGGCCATCTATGCCGGTATCGTGGCGGCGTGGATCATCGCTCTGCTCGTGTTCAATCGCGGGATCGGCGCCTATATCTGGGGCATTTTGGCGATATCGAGCGCTCTCGTGGTGGTTGGGGCGTTGGACGACCTTTACCAGTACAAGGCCAAGATTCAGGCCGGGGTTCTGCTTCTGGCCGGTGTCGCTATTCAGTTTTTCGATGACGGTGTCAAGAATGGCCGGATTCAGATTCAGGGATTCGATGTGCCGTTTGCACCTGGCTACATTCATCTCGCCTGGATGGCGATACCCCTCACGGCGATCTACATCTTCGTGGTGACGAAGACGATGGATACCATCGACGGGATCGATGGATTGACGGCGGGCATTGCGACTATTGCGGCGGCAACCCTTTCCCTAATTGCGATTTACGAAGGGCAGGGAAGAGTAGGCATTCTCGCGGCGGGCATCTGTGGCGCGGCGCTGGGATTCCTACGCCACAACTACAATCCGGCCAAGATATTCATGGGCACTGGCGGCGCTTACGTGCTTGGCTTCACCTTGGCTTGTTTGAGCGTGGTCGGGACCCTTAAGACAGCGGCGGCGGCGGCTATTTTCATGCCCCTCCTGATCTTCGGTCTGCCGATTGTGGACGCGGTCGTTGTGGTGATTAAGCGCATCCGAAGCGGCTCGCCGATCACCCAAGCCGACAAGCGACATTTTCACCACGAACTCTTGGCCCGGGGCCTATCTCAGCGTCAAACCGTAGCGGTACTCTATACGGCGGTCGCGATCCTTTGTGTGATCGGATTGCTGATCGTACGGGTCTACGGAAACCATAAATGA